Proteins encoded in a region of the Marinobacter arenosus genome:
- the murU gene encoding N-acetylmuramate alpha-1-phosphate uridylyltransferase MurU codes for MKAMILAAGKGERMRPLTLTTPKPLLKAGGKSLIEHHLDHLQRAGFRSVVINHAWLGEQIESTLGSGDRFGLSLTYSREGEPLETAGGIVRALPLLTEDGSDWFLVINGDIWSDFDLSGLTPPAQADALLVLTRNPPHHPTGDFHLEADGRVTEEGANKLTFTGISLLHRRLFQGLDDQSGKLGPVLRQAMQTGRVRAIEHTGEWVDVGTPDRLRELDQALLGREL; via the coding sequence GTGAAGGCGATGATCCTGGCCGCCGGCAAGGGCGAACGCATGCGGCCGCTGACCCTGACCACGCCCAAACCACTCCTGAAAGCCGGTGGCAAATCGCTGATCGAGCATCATCTGGACCATCTGCAGCGGGCCGGATTCCGCTCCGTGGTCATCAACCACGCCTGGCTCGGCGAGCAGATCGAATCCACTCTCGGCTCCGGCGACCGCTTTGGCCTTTCCCTGACCTATTCCCGCGAAGGCGAGCCTCTGGAAACCGCGGGCGGGATCGTGCGCGCGCTTCCGCTGCTGACTGAGGATGGCTCCGACTGGTTCCTGGTCATCAACGGGGATATCTGGAGCGATTTCGACCTGTCCGGCCTGACGCCACCGGCGCAGGCAGATGCCCTGCTGGTGCTGACCCGCAACCCGCCCCACCACCCGACCGGAGACTTCCATTTGGAGGCCGACGGCCGCGTGACGGAGGAAGGGGCCAACAAGCTCACGTTTACCGGCATCAGCCTGCTACACCGCCGCCTGTTCCAGGGCCTGGATGACCAGTCCGGCAAACTTGGCCCGGTCTTGCGCCAGGCGATGCAAACTGGCCGTGTACGGGCCATCGAGCACACCGGGGAATGGGTCGATGTTGGCACGCCGGACCGGCTGCGGGAACTGGACCAGGCACTGCTGGGCAGGGAGCTCTGA
- a CDS encoding peptidylprolyl isomerase, which translates to MKATLRHALKTLLLMAAVTLSLTVQAERKLLDQVVAIVDDDVILQTELDARINTITGRLSAQGTGLPPRAVLEDRVLEQLITESIQLQMAEKMGMRISDNELNETMDNIVERNGMTMAEFEQQLAAEGVSFRQAREQIRNEMLTSRVQQRQVGNRVRVTDREVENYLEAVEARGGDTAEYRLAYIFIEVDDPTSEASVAAARERAESLRQEILDGRDFREVAVAESDASNALEGGDMGWRTESQLPSLVAPVVPELAVEEPSPVLENNSGFHLVMVMDKRGGGQKQVIQQHRVRHILIRPSEALPDAQAEARIRDLYQQLQNGANFAELAREFSDDPVSGSDGGNLGWVSRGQMVPAFEQAMLEANLGELRGPFRSQFGWHILQVEERRQKDISGDVKNAEARQAIYRRKFETELQNWLREIRDEAFIEFKGEYAREDAAEGESGES; encoded by the coding sequence ATGAAGGCGACCCTTCGCCATGCTCTGAAGACGTTGCTGTTGATGGCAGCCGTTACCTTGTCACTGACCGTTCAGGCGGAGCGCAAACTGCTTGACCAGGTGGTAGCGATCGTCGACGACGACGTCATCCTGCAGACCGAACTCGACGCCCGCATCAATACCATCACCGGCCGCCTGAGTGCCCAGGGGACTGGCTTGCCGCCCCGGGCCGTACTGGAGGACCGGGTCCTGGAGCAACTGATTACCGAATCCATCCAGCTCCAGATGGCCGAGAAAATGGGCATGCGGATCAGCGACAACGAGCTGAACGAGACCATGGACAACATCGTTGAACGCAACGGCATGACCATGGCCGAGTTTGAACAGCAGTTGGCGGCCGAGGGCGTCAGCTTCCGTCAGGCGCGGGAGCAGATCCGGAATGAAATGCTGACCAGCCGGGTGCAGCAGCGGCAGGTCGGCAACCGGGTCCGGGTGACCGATCGTGAGGTTGAAAATTACCTGGAGGCTGTCGAAGCCCGGGGCGGTGACACCGCCGAATACCGCCTGGCCTACATTTTCATCGAAGTGGACGATCCCACCAGCGAGGCGTCGGTGGCTGCGGCCCGCGAGCGGGCGGAAAGCCTGAGGCAGGAAATCCTTGATGGGCGCGATTTCCGGGAAGTCGCGGTGGCGGAATCCGACGCCAGCAACGCTCTCGAGGGTGGCGACATGGGCTGGCGCACGGAGAGCCAGCTGCCGTCGCTGGTGGCACCGGTGGTTCCGGAACTTGCGGTTGAGGAACCGTCCCCGGTCCTCGAGAACAACAGCGGCTTTCACCTTGTGATGGTGATGGACAAGCGCGGGGGCGGCCAGAAGCAGGTCATCCAGCAGCACCGGGTCCGCCACATCCTGATCCGCCCGTCTGAAGCCTTGCCGGATGCCCAGGCCGAGGCCAGGATCCGCGACCTCTACCAGCAGCTTCAGAATGGCGCGAACTTTGCCGAGCTCGCCCGGGAGTTCTCGGACGATCCGGTGTCCGGTTCCGATGGCGGGAACCTTGGATGGGTGAGCCGGGGCCAGATGGTTCCGGCGTTCGAGCAGGCCATGCTGGAAGCCAATCTTGGCGAATTGCGCGGGCCATTCCGGTCGCAATTCGGCTGGCACATCCTGCAGGTGGAGGAGCGTCGGCAGAAGGACATCAGCGGGGACGTCAAGAATGCCGAGGCCCGTCAGGCGATCTA
- a CDS encoding LPS-assembly protein LptD — protein sequence MPAFRIGGCLVAVVVGLASAQARAESAPSAAEIDWRPRAQLPESARAQLPVFCEGGYLPSGSGEGIGGVVGVGDGQQAPLEASGLNARYEIDRVLYLEGNVRVKQGAFEVSGAQARYNQAESRVSVEGPLVSRGQGFLLTGENAQYNVDSGRFDINTATFLIHGAEMRGRAGSLTRLPDNQVDIRDGMLTTCGPEQNDWAIVASDIHLDQAEGFGTAKHLRLEVLDVPVFYWPWASFPIDDRRKTGFLYPEFGSSSAGSGGFVSVPYYLNLAPHYDATLTPQYIHGRGLFNEVEGRYLSPLGQTVLQVGYIGNDSAFKEENPGESGERWALDASTLARFGGGWTGYGDYSVVSDEDYLSDLNRSLEINQATHLQRRGGVRYRDRNQYFETYLNDYQTISDRIADVNKPYAQLPEVLYGTTRELGWLETGLESQYTVFYRDNENLSGLDRANGQRLRAIPELAVPLRALWGFSRPSVSVDYTRYELDDYILGDGSIDRTVPVVEWDNGLYFDRQSSLFDVPYNQTLEPRLYYAWADADADQNDIPDFDTDIQTFRFDQLFEPDRFTGGDRVGDANQLTVALTSRFNDLLTGAERARFSLGQVQYFEDREVTLFGAGAGTRSRSPLAGEVVLNPLDTLEIRSSGLWDPESGETEEGRSQLVFHSEDYRYLASLGHTYSKDEIEQSDVATVFPVSDRVSLIGRWVYDSRLDRTVGSLAGLEYNNCCWSVQVVHQNYLTDDRELESRVLFQVQLKGLGGSGGSSTPIADAIYGFDERERRRFGTP from the coding sequence ATGCCTGCGTTCCGGATAGGCGGGTGTTTGGTGGCCGTAGTCGTCGGATTGGCGTCTGCCCAGGCGAGGGCGGAGTCGGCTCCGTCGGCCGCGGAGATCGATTGGCGGCCAAGGGCACAGTTGCCCGAATCGGCGCGCGCGCAGCTGCCGGTGTTCTGTGAGGGCGGCTACCTGCCGTCCGGTTCTGGCGAGGGTATTGGCGGAGTGGTCGGCGTCGGTGACGGTCAGCAGGCGCCGCTGGAGGCCAGCGGTTTGAACGCCCGCTACGAGATTGACCGTGTCCTGTACCTGGAGGGCAACGTTCGGGTCAAGCAGGGCGCGTTCGAAGTCAGCGGTGCCCAGGCGCGTTACAACCAGGCTGAGAGCCGGGTGTCGGTGGAGGGCCCCCTGGTCAGTCGCGGGCAAGGTTTCCTGCTGACGGGCGAGAATGCCCAGTACAATGTCGACTCCGGACGCTTTGACATCAACACCGCGACCTTTCTGATTCACGGCGCGGAAATGCGGGGCCGTGCCGGCAGCCTGACCCGGTTACCGGATAACCAGGTCGATATCCGCGACGGCATGCTAACCACCTGTGGCCCGGAACAGAACGACTGGGCGATTGTTGCATCGGACATTCACCTGGATCAGGCCGAGGGCTTTGGCACCGCCAAGCACCTCCGCCTCGAGGTCCTCGACGTGCCTGTCTTCTACTGGCCCTGGGCGAGTTTTCCCATCGACGACCGGCGCAAAACCGGTTTTCTCTACCCCGAGTTCGGCTCTTCCAGCGCTGGCAGCGGTGGCTTCGTTTCGGTTCCTTATTACCTGAACCTGGCGCCCCATTACGACGCGACACTGACACCCCAGTACATCCATGGCCGGGGCCTGTTCAACGAGGTGGAAGGCCGCTACCTCAGCCCGCTGGGCCAGACCGTCCTTCAGGTCGGGTACATTGGCAATGACTCCGCGTTCAAGGAGGAAAACCCGGGCGAAAGCGGCGAGCGCTGGGCTCTGGATGCCTCCACGCTGGCCCGTTTCGGCGGCGGTTGGACTGGCTACGGCGATTACTCGGTGGTGAGCGACGAGGATTACCTGAGCGATTTGAACCGCAGCCTGGAAATCAACCAGGCCACCCACCTGCAGCGTCGGGGCGGTGTTCGCTACCGGGATCGCAACCAGTACTTCGAGACCTACCTCAACGATTACCAGACGATCAGCGACCGCATTGCCGACGTCAATAAGCCTTATGCCCAGCTTCCGGAAGTCCTGTACGGCACCACGCGTGAGCTCGGTTGGCTGGAAACCGGGCTGGAAAGCCAGTACACCGTGTTCTACCGGGATAACGAAAACCTGAGCGGGTTGGACCGGGCCAACGGCCAGCGGCTGCGTGCCATACCGGAGCTGGCGGTGCCGCTGCGGGCCCTGTGGGGGTTCAGTCGGCCGTCCGTCAGTGTCGATTACACCCGTTATGAGCTGGATGACTACATCCTCGGTGACGGCAGCATTGATCGAACGGTGCCCGTGGTCGAATGGGACAATGGGCTGTATTTCGATCGCCAGTCCAGTCTCTTCGATGTGCCCTACAACCAGACCCTCGAGCCGAGGCTTTATTACGCCTGGGCTGACGCTGACGCGGATCAGAACGATATCCCGGATTTCGACACCGACATCCAGACCTTCCGTTTTGACCAGCTGTTTGAACCGGACCGTTTCACCGGTGGCGATCGGGTTGGCGATGCCAACCAGTTGACCGTGGCTCTGACCAGCCGTTTTAATGACCTGCTGACGGGGGCGGAGCGGGCCCGGTTCAGCCTTGGCCAGGTCCAGTATTTTGAAGACCGGGAAGTGACCCTGTTTGGTGCCGGCGCCGGCACCCGGAGCCGTTCGCCACTGGCCGGTGAGGTGGTTCTGAATCCGCTTGATACCCTGGAAATCCGCTCATCCGGACTGTGGGATCCCGAATCGGGTGAAACCGAGGAGGGCCGTAGCCAGTTGGTGTTCCACTCCGAGGATTATCGCTACCTCGCCAGTCTGGGTCACACCTACAGCAAGGATGAAATAGAACAGTCGGATGTGGCGACCGTTTTCCCGGTCAGCGATCGTGTTAGCCTGATCGGTCGCTGGGTGTATGACTCCAGGCTTGATCGAACCGTCGGATCACTGGCGGGTCTGGAGTACAACAATTGTTGCTGGAGCGTTCAGGTGGTGCATCAGAATTACCTGACCGACGACCGCGAACTTGAGAGTCGTGTGTTGTTCCAGGTTCAGCTCAAGGGGCTGGGCGGCAGTGGTGGTTCATCCACGCCGATCGCTGATGCCATTTACGGATTTGATGAGCGGGAGCGTCGCCGGTTTGGAACTCCCTGA
- the rpe gene encoding ribulose-phosphate 3-epimerase produces MNPYLIAPSILSADFARLGEEVDNVLAAGADVVHFDVMDNHYVPNLTIGPMVCEALRKHGVTAPIDVHLMVSPVDDLIRMFIDAGASYITFHPEASNHIDRSLQLIRDGGCKAGLVFNPATPLHYMDHVMDKLDMVLMMSVNPGFGGQKFIPGTLDKLREARRRIDASNFNIRLEIDGGVKTENIREIAEAGADTFVAGSAIFNTDDYKATIDAMRDELEQARKVIGL; encoded by the coding sequence ATGAACCCATACCTGATTGCCCCATCCATTCTGTCGGCCGACTTTGCCCGCCTGGGGGAGGAAGTCGATAACGTACTGGCCGCCGGTGCGGACGTTGTTCATTTCGACGTGATGGACAATCACTACGTGCCGAACCTGACCATTGGCCCGATGGTCTGTGAAGCCCTGCGCAAGCACGGCGTGACGGCACCGATCGACGTCCACCTGATGGTCTCTCCGGTGGACGACCTGATCCGCATGTTCATCGATGCCGGCGCCAGCTACATCACCTTTCATCCCGAAGCCAGCAATCACATCGACCGTTCCCTGCAACTGATCCGGGACGGCGGCTGCAAGGCCGGACTGGTCTTCAACCCGGCCACCCCGCTGCACTACATGGACCACGTCATGGACAAGCTCGACATGGTGCTGATGATGTCGGTCAACCCGGGCTTCGGTGGCCAGAAGTTCATCCCGGGCACCCTGGACAAGCTGCGGGAAGCGCGCCGTCGTATCGACGCCAGCAACTTCAACATCCGCCTCGAGATCGACGGCGGTGTGAAGACCGAGAATATCCGGGAAATCGCCGAGGCCGGCGCCGACACCTTCGTGGCCGGCTCTGCCATTTTCAATACCGACGACTACAAAGCCACCATCGACGCCATGCGCGATGAACTTGAACAGGCGCGCAAGGTTATCGGCCTATGA
- the trpE gene encoding anthranilate synthase component I: MTPEQFSELAQAGFNRIPVYREVLADLDTPLSTYLKLASGPYSYLFESVQGGEKWGRYSIIGLPSHEVMKVFDHRVEVSRGGKLVETAEVDDPLAFVEQYQARFNAPDLEELPRFNGGLVGYFGYDTVRYIEKRLRESCPPDKIGTPDILLMVSDEIVVFDNLRGKLHLIVHVDPADEGAYDNAQARIDELENQLHRKTADAPRTPEHLRGKAVDESDFVSGFTQDKFEAAVGKIKEYVLDGDVMQTVISQRMSIPFEAPPLNLYRSLRVLNPSPYMYFLDLEDFHIVGSSPEILARVEDEEVTVRPIAGTRKRGATDAEDKALETELLADPKEIAEHLMLIDLGRNDAGRVSETGTVRLTDKMIVERYSHVMHIVSNVTGRLNPDTSCLDVLRATLPAGTLSGAPKIRAMEIIDELEPVKRGVYGGAVGYLSFNGNMDTAIAIRTAVIKDKTLHIQAGAGVVADSVPRLEWKETMNKGRAIFRAVAMTYNDFDH, encoded by the coding sequence ATGACACCCGAGCAATTCTCCGAGCTCGCCCAAGCCGGCTTTAACCGTATTCCCGTCTACCGCGAGGTACTCGCGGATCTGGATACGCCCCTCAGTACTTACCTGAAACTGGCCAGCGGTCCCTATTCCTACCTCTTCGAGTCCGTCCAGGGCGGCGAGAAATGGGGACGCTACTCCATCATCGGCCTGCCCAGCCATGAAGTAATGAAAGTCTTCGATCACCGGGTCGAGGTGAGCCGCGGCGGCAAACTGGTGGAAACGGCCGAGGTCGACGACCCGCTGGCATTCGTGGAGCAGTATCAGGCCCGGTTCAACGCGCCGGACCTGGAAGAGTTGCCACGATTCAACGGCGGCCTGGTCGGTTACTTCGGCTACGACACCGTGCGCTACATCGAGAAGCGCCTGCGTGAGAGCTGCCCGCCCGACAAGATTGGCACACCGGACATTCTGCTGATGGTCTCGGACGAGATCGTCGTCTTCGACAACCTCCGGGGCAAGCTGCACCTGATCGTGCACGTGGATCCAGCGGACGAGGGCGCATACGACAACGCCCAGGCCCGGATTGATGAGCTGGAAAATCAACTGCACCGGAAGACGGCCGACGCGCCTCGTACCCCCGAGCACCTCCGTGGCAAGGCTGTGGACGAAAGCGATTTTGTTTCCGGCTTCACCCAGGACAAGTTCGAGGCCGCGGTCGGCAAGATCAAGGAGTACGTGCTGGACGGCGACGTCATGCAGACCGTCATTTCCCAGCGCATGTCCATCCCCTTTGAGGCACCGCCGCTGAACCTCTACCGGTCGCTGCGGGTGCTTAACCCGTCACCCTACATGTACTTCCTGGACCTGGAGGATTTCCACATTGTGGGCTCGTCCCCGGAAATCCTGGCCCGGGTGGAGGACGAGGAAGTGACGGTTCGGCCCATTGCCGGCACCCGCAAGCGCGGCGCCACCGACGCCGAGGACAAGGCCCTGGAAACCGAACTGCTGGCCGACCCGAAAGAAATTGCCGAGCATCTGATGCTGATTGACCTGGGCCGCAACGATGCCGGCCGGGTGTCAGAGACCGGCACCGTCCGGCTGACCGACAAGATGATCGTGGAACGCTACTCCCACGTCATGCACATCGTGTCCAACGTGACCGGCCGCCTGAACCCCGACACCAGTTGCCTGGACGTGCTGCGGGCCACACTGCCCGCCGGCACCCTCAGTGGCGCACCCAAGATCCGGGCCATGGAAATCATTGATGAGTTGGAGCCGGTCAAACGCGGCGTCTACGGCGGCGCCGTCGGCTACCTCTCGTTCAACGGCAACATGGACACCGCCATCGCGATCCGGACCGCGGTGATCAAAGACAAGACGCTGCACATACAGGCCGGCGCCGGCGTGGTGGCCGATTCGGTGCCCCGCCTTGAGTGGAAGGAAACCATGAACAAGGGCCGTGCGATTTTCCGTGCGGTCGCCATGACCTACAACGATTTTGACCACTGA
- a CDS encoding phosphoglycolate phosphatase, with translation MSLTGLFSPRWPGVALFDLDGTLVDSAPDLAAAVDQMLEHLGRSPAGIDRVRDWVGNGASILVRRALAGQSDWEPARPKDDVLFKDALAIFYHAYGQINGRHSVVYSGVEACLRHLKQHGCKLGVVTNKPEQFVAPLLKQMGLEHWFDISVGGDTLDVKKPDPAPLLHAMEALGGTRGTTVMVGDSAADIDAALAAGMPCVAVRYGYNFGRPVDALGADAVVDSLDELL, from the coding sequence ATGAGTCTGACGGGACTGTTCAGCCCCCGCTGGCCGGGCGTCGCCCTGTTTGACCTCGACGGCACCCTGGTCGACAGCGCTCCGGACCTTGCCGCGGCCGTGGACCAGATGCTGGAACACCTCGGCCGATCACCCGCAGGCATCGACCGCGTCCGTGACTGGGTGGGCAACGGCGCCAGCATCCTGGTGCGTCGGGCACTGGCAGGCCAGAGCGACTGGGAACCGGCTCGTCCCAAGGACGATGTCCTGTTCAAGGATGCCCTGGCGATCTTCTATCACGCCTACGGCCAGATCAATGGGCGGCATTCGGTGGTGTACTCAGGGGTAGAAGCCTGCCTTCGACACCTGAAGCAACACGGCTGCAAGCTCGGTGTGGTGACCAACAAACCGGAGCAGTTTGTCGCACCGCTGTTAAAGCAGATGGGACTGGAGCACTGGTTCGACATCAGCGTCGGCGGCGATACCCTGGACGTGAAAAAGCCGGATCCGGCCCCACTGCTGCACGCCATGGAAGCCCTGGGCGGCACCCGTGGCACGACGGTAATGGTGGGTGACTCCGCCGCCGATATTGACGCGGCCCTGGCAGCCGGCATGCCCTGCGTGGCCGTCCGTTACGGGTACAATTTTGGCCGACCGGTTGATGCCCTCGGCGCCGACGCGGTTGTTGATTCACTGGACGAGCTTTTGTAA
- a CDS encoding molecular chaperone DjlA: MTESMRQPKLPSRVEAEFSSLLHELSACGHQTATLLDRAQLPNWCRAPLFFFLGYIAKAEGRVSEADIHYAETLIKALRLSQRQRRRAISWFQQGKSVEQLPSLKGLSLRITHRLWPAPALTVAICLCHATQLQGRPTKHRRYRCEDAIDQIGLPVTISDDIFDSYAAKVWTRHAENLAQPVSYEQACELLGVTRRDSVDMIKRAYKKKVSGCHPDKLAQQRVSVEEEALAKERLLRYQQAWELVKRRHRLHR; the protein is encoded by the coding sequence ATGACAGAAAGCATGCGGCAGCCGAAGCTACCCAGCCGGGTTGAGGCAGAGTTCTCCAGCCTGCTTCATGAACTGTCTGCCTGCGGACACCAGACCGCGACACTGCTCGACCGCGCCCAGCTTCCGAACTGGTGCCGGGCGCCGCTGTTTTTCTTCCTTGGCTACATTGCCAAAGCGGAGGGCCGGGTCAGTGAAGCCGACATCCACTACGCCGAAACGTTGATCAAGGCGCTCAGGCTCTCCCAGCGACAACGCCGCCGGGCGATCAGTTGGTTCCAGCAGGGCAAATCCGTGGAACAGCTACCCTCGCTGAAGGGCCTGTCGCTGCGCATCACCCACCGGCTCTGGCCAGCACCGGCCCTGACGGTGGCGATCTGCCTGTGCCACGCCACACAGTTGCAGGGCCGTCCCACCAAGCATCGCCGGTATCGCTGTGAGGACGCCATCGACCAGATCGGGCTACCGGTCACCATCAGCGATGACATTTTCGACAGTTACGCCGCCAAGGTTTGGACCCGCCACGCGGAAAACCTGGCCCAGCCTGTGAGTTACGAGCAGGCCTGCGAGCTGCTCGGCGTAACCCGCCGGGATTCCGTGGACATGATCAAGCGGGCGTACAAGAAAAAGGTCTCGGGCTGTCACCCGGACAAGCTCGCCCAGCAGCGGGTCAGTGTTGAGGAAGAGGCGCTGGCCAAGGAACGCCTGCTGCGCTACCAGCAGGCCTGGGAACTGGTGAAGCGGCGCCACCGCCTGCACCGGTGA
- a CDS encoding aminoglycoside phosphotransferase family protein, translating into MDLRLQSLTNWVRQFTGLEQAVAEPVSGDASFRRYFRVWQASDAGPPTPLIVMDAPPEHEDCVPFLAIARHWHRHGVNVPEILQADLEQGFLMLEDFGDNLMLGQLTDATADELYRGALTELVDIQQLAAPESYPLPPYDAALLNREMALFPDWLLEQQLGMALGNSERALLDTTFAFLRESALAQPEVTVHRDYHSRNLLVRPGTNRPGVIDFQDAVRGPVTYDAVSLLKDCYISWPEQALCQWLEFYRQSSAAAGLHRADRETFRQWFELMGMQRHLKAAGIFARLAIRDGKHGYLQDIPRTVSYLIAASARQPALRCFHEWLSDVVMPDIERRIGPPPGLEQQSS; encoded by the coding sequence ATGGATCTCCGTCTGCAGTCCCTGACCAACTGGGTCAGACAGTTCACAGGCCTGGAACAGGCCGTGGCCGAGCCGGTCTCCGGTGACGCCAGCTTTCGCCGGTATTTTCGGGTCTGGCAGGCCAGCGACGCCGGCCCGCCGACGCCCCTGATCGTGATGGATGCACCGCCCGAGCACGAGGACTGCGTCCCCTTCCTGGCGATTGCCCGCCACTGGCACCGCCATGGCGTCAACGTGCCCGAAATCCTTCAGGCGGATCTTGAGCAGGGCTTTCTGATGCTTGAGGATTTCGGCGACAACCTGATGCTTGGGCAGTTGACCGACGCGACCGCGGATGAGCTCTATCGGGGCGCACTGACCGAGCTGGTGGATATCCAACAACTGGCCGCCCCGGAAAGCTACCCGCTTCCGCCCTACGACGCGGCGCTGCTCAACCGGGAGATGGCACTGTTTCCGGACTGGCTGCTGGAGCAGCAACTCGGCATGGCACTGGGCAACAGCGAGCGCGCCCTGCTGGATACCACCTTCGCCTTCCTCCGGGAGAGCGCCCTGGCACAACCGGAAGTCACCGTGCATCGGGACTACCACTCCCGAAATCTGCTGGTGCGTCCGGGCACCAACCGTCCGGGCGTCATCGACTTTCAGGACGCCGTCCGGGGACCCGTGACCTACGACGCCGTCTCACTGCTGAAAGACTGCTACATCAGCTGGCCGGAGCAGGCGCTCTGCCAATGGCTGGAGTTCTATCGCCAGAGCAGTGCCGCCGCGGGACTGCACCGGGCGGACCGGGAGACCTTCCGACAGTGGTTCGAGCTGATGGGCATGCAGCGGCACCTGAAGGCCGCCGGGATTTTCGCTCGGCTCGCCATCCGGGATGGCAAGCACGGCTATCTCCAGGATATTCCCCGGACCGTCAGCTATCTTATTGCCGCCAGCGCCCGCCAGCCGGCCCTGCGATGCTTCCACGAGTGGCTGAGTGACGTGGTCATGCCGGACATTGAACGCCGTATCGGCCCACCCCCGGGGCTGGAGCAACAATCCTCGTGA
- a CDS encoding aminodeoxychorismate/anthranilate synthase component II has translation MLLMIDNYDSFTYNVVQYLAELGADVQVYRNDEITVEEIEALNPERLVISPGPCTPNEAGISMAAIRHFAGKLPILGICLGHQAIGQVYGGDVIRAGRVMHGKVSPVYHRDTGVFRGLNNPLQATRYHSLVIDQTTLPDCLEVTAWTRNDDGSMEEIMGVRHKTLPIEGVQFHPESIMTEQGHELLRNFLRS, from the coding sequence ATGTTGCTGATGATCGATAACTACGATTCCTTCACCTACAACGTGGTGCAGTATCTGGCGGAACTGGGTGCCGACGTTCAGGTGTACCGCAACGACGAGATTACCGTGGAAGAAATCGAGGCCCTGAACCCGGAACGGCTGGTGATTTCACCGGGCCCGTGCACCCCAAACGAGGCGGGCATCTCCATGGCGGCCATTCGGCACTTTGCCGGCAAACTGCCGATCCTCGGCATCTGCCTGGGCCACCAGGCCATTGGCCAGGTCTATGGCGGCGACGTGATCCGCGCCGGACGCGTGATGCACGGCAAGGTCTCCCCGGTCTATCACCGGGACACGGGTGTCTTCCGGGGCCTGAACAACCCGCTTCAGGCCACCCGTTACCACAGCCTGGTCATCGACCAGACCACCCTGCCGGACTGCCTGGAAGTCACCGCCTGGACCCGCAACGACGATGGCTCGATGGAAGAAATCATGGGCGTGCGCCACAAGACCCTGCCCATCGAGGGGGTGCAGTTCCATCCCGAGTCTATTATGACCGAACAGGGTCACGAACTGCTGCGCAACTTCCTGCGAAGCTGA
- a CDS encoding DUF3530 family protein produces the protein MRRIGSGALKQLLSLLSALFWLGCPVVVAADESAADTGQEDSGSAPDRSGFTTGLGEMALSEAFPEAAVWLELEDGDRALGLFFPERASPAPGALVLLADVGGNAASGILGILSAQLTERGWAVLAVGLPAPPLALQQALEARPGSAGPAADDDRNGDDSAVMIDVMASPDGQSPEQRYRGRVRQSLEAAIDVLAARGYDRPVLLGVGHASGHLVRVQQDLSNPGIMIWVAPEFYPRDAATLPKDLSAAGSGVLELYASRVSANEEVRRRWAALDRAGAYQRQPVSLQQPPSPTDAPGLAGRIDAWLRSR, from the coding sequence GTGCGTAGAATCGGTAGTGGTGCCCTGAAACAGTTACTTTCGTTGCTCTCGGCCCTGTTTTGGCTGGGCTGCCCCGTTGTCGTGGCCGCGGACGAGTCGGCCGCCGACACCGGTCAGGAGGACTCGGGCTCCGCCCCGGACCGGTCCGGATTCACCACCGGCCTGGGCGAGATGGCATTGAGCGAGGCTTTCCCGGAGGCAGCGGTTTGGCTGGAACTCGAAGACGGCGACCGGGCGCTGGGATTGTTCTTTCCGGAACGGGCGTCGCCGGCGCCCGGTGCACTGGTCCTGCTCGCCGACGTGGGCGGCAATGCGGCGTCCGGCATCCTGGGCATTCTGAGCGCCCAGCTTACGGAGCGGGGTTGGGCGGTGCTGGCCGTTGGGCTGCCGGCGCCCCCCCTGGCGCTGCAACAAGCCCTGGAAGCGAGACCCGGCAGCGCAGGCCCGGCCGCAGACGATGACCGCAATGGCGATGACTCGGCGGTAATGATTGACGTGATGGCGTCTCCGGATGGTCAGTCTCCGGAGCAGCGCTACCGGGGGCGGGTCCGGCAGAGTCTGGAAGCCGCCATCGACGTGTTGGCGGCGCGGGGGTATGACCGGCCGGTTCTGCTCGGAGTTGGCCATGCCAGCGGTCATCTGGTGAGGGTTCAGCAGGACTTGTCGAACCCGGGAATCATGATCTGGGTGGCGCCCGAGTTCTATCCGCGGGATGCGGCTACGCTCCCGAAGGATCTGTCCGCCGCCGGCTCAGGGGTTTTGGAGCTTTACGCGTCTCGCGTCAGCGCCAACGAAGAGGTCCGGCGGCGTTGGGCCGCCTTGGACCGGGCCGGGGCCTACCAGCGCCAGCCGGTCAGCCTGCAACAGCCGCCGTCCCCGACGGATGCACCGGGCTTGGCGGGTCGAATCGACGCCTGGCTCAGATCCCGGTGA